A portion of the Sphaerochaeta pleomorpha str. Grapes genome contains these proteins:
- the rsmG gene encoding 16S rRNA (guanine(527)-N(7))-methyltransferase RsmG, which produces MATYDNLLHDSIDQLGLQFDDTQYAQLSTYIKELELWNPTYKLVGASGNELITKHIVDSLSSVPTILDLLSGKQDPTIADLGSGAGLPGIPLAIALRDYRFTLVERMGRRVGFLNNALVLCRLSDRVSVYDQDLSQVKGSFDLVTFRAFHPLYDILDAVEPILAPDGVICAYKGQEDQLRMELEQVEKQCKSKWTVSQVSLSVPYLDAQRMLCILHKG; this is translated from the coding sequence ATGGCAACGTATGACAACCTGTTGCATGATTCCATCGACCAGCTTGGTCTGCAGTTTGATGATACCCAATATGCTCAGCTTTCCACCTACATTAAGGAGCTTGAACTGTGGAACCCCACCTATAAGCTTGTAGGTGCAAGCGGGAATGAATTGATTACCAAGCATATTGTCGATAGCCTGTCCTCTGTCCCTACAATTCTGGATTTGCTTTCAGGCAAACAAGACCCAACCATCGCCGACCTTGGCTCGGGGGCCGGGTTGCCTGGCATTCCCTTGGCAATTGCATTGCGGGATTACCGGTTTACCTTGGTTGAACGTATGGGCCGTAGGGTGGGGTTTCTCAATAATGCCCTTGTCCTATGCCGCCTGAGCGATAGGGTCAGTGTGTATGACCAAGACCTCTCGCAAGTCAAAGGTTCTTTCGATTTGGTAACTTTCAGGGCTTTCCACCCATTGTATGATATCCTTGATGCCGTCGAGCCAATCCTGGCTCCCGATGGGGTGATCTGTGCCTATAAGGGGCAGGAAGACCAGCTCCGAATGGAGTTGGAGCAAGTTGAGAAACAATGCAAGAGTAAATGGACTGTGAGCCAGGTCTCTTTGTCCGTACCGTATCTCGATGCCCAGCGAATGCTCTGTATCTTGCACAAGGGGTGA